One window of Terriglobales bacterium genomic DNA carries:
- a CDS encoding galactose oxidase-like domain-containing protein: MLNYIRALAMQKLGNDSVQRIFTNCAAVSLVLLSLLFAGEPALAQANVFGQWQTLPSTMPINPVHVALLRTGKVLVVSGSGNLPSNTNYQAGIWDPATGTVTTQPVAWDMFCNGMVILSDGRPFVVGGNLAYDPFRGYAKTAAYDPSTGQFTDLESMAHGRWYPTATTLGNGTVMAFSGLNESGPTNTAVEIYTVGSGWSQEYPSGWTPPLYPRLHLLPNGNVFYSGPTNGSMLFDSTSHDWSFVATTNYSAGRTYGSSVLLPLTPVNGYQPRVMIFGGSNPATATTEIIDLSAATPAWQWGPPMSQPRIEMNATLLPTGKVLTVGGSTNDEDAATASLNADLFDADGGSVSSAGQNVFPRLYHSIAILLPDGRVFVAGGNPVRGTYETHMEIYSPAYLFAPDGSLAPRPTITSVPSWAIGYGTTFQVQTPDAASITSAVLMRPGAVTHAFDMEQRVVGMSFTAGDGVLSVTAPPNGNIAPPGYYMLFLLNSAGVPSVASFVQISPSAPIGDFSLSASPATQTVVATGSTTYTVKVTPISGFTGTVSMNVSGLPQGSAASFTPQPVSGSGSSTLTVNTGLLTPLGNYSLTVTGVSGATSHTTTVNLTVIGAPAPPIIGN; the protein is encoded by the coding sequence ATGCTGAACTACATCCGAGCACTTGCAATGCAGAAGCTGGGCAACGATTCGGTCCAGCGTATCTTCACCAACTGCGCAGCAGTGTCGCTTGTGCTGCTCTCGTTGCTCTTCGCGGGAGAACCGGCCCTTGCGCAAGCCAACGTCTTTGGACAATGGCAGACACTTCCCTCGACCATGCCGATCAATCCAGTTCACGTCGCACTCCTTCGTACCGGCAAGGTGCTGGTTGTTTCGGGCTCAGGCAATCTGCCCTCAAACACAAACTATCAAGCAGGTATATGGGATCCGGCGACCGGCACCGTGACAACTCAACCCGTGGCGTGGGACATGTTTTGCAACGGCATGGTCATCTTGTCCGACGGACGGCCATTCGTTGTCGGTGGCAATCTGGCCTACGACCCATTCCGTGGATATGCGAAGACTGCAGCCTACGATCCATCCACAGGACAATTTACTGACCTCGAGAGCATGGCCCACGGACGCTGGTACCCGACCGCCACGACGTTAGGCAATGGTACGGTCATGGCCTTTTCGGGTCTCAACGAATCCGGCCCAACCAATACCGCTGTGGAGATATACACCGTTGGATCAGGCTGGAGTCAGGAGTATCCGTCCGGCTGGACTCCTCCTTTATATCCGCGCCTGCACTTGCTGCCCAATGGAAACGTCTTCTATTCCGGACCAACCAACGGGTCGATGCTGTTCGACTCAACCAGTCACGATTGGTCCTTTGTGGCCACTACCAACTATTCCGCAGGACGCACTTACGGTTCTTCCGTGCTGCTGCCTCTCACGCCTGTAAACGGCTATCAGCCCCGCGTCATGATCTTCGGTGGCAGCAACCCTGCAACGGCTACCACCGAGATCATTGATCTTTCGGCGGCAACGCCCGCGTGGCAGTGGGGTCCTCCGATGTCGCAACCGCGTATCGAGATGAACGCCACGCTTCTGCCGACCGGCAAGGTGCTCACGGTCGGCGGTTCGACCAATGATGAGGACGCAGCCACCGCGAGCTTGAACGCCGATCTGTTCGACGCCGATGGAGGAAGCGTCTCGTCAGCCGGTCAGAATGTCTTTCCGCGGCTCTACCATTCCATCGCGATATTGCTGCCCGACGGCAGAGTTTTTGTTGCCGGTGGGAACCCAGTGCGCGGAACCTACGAAACCCACATGGAGATTTATTCACCCGCCTACCTGTTTGCTCCAGACGGCTCACTCGCGCCGCGTCCCACAATCACCAGCGTTCCTTCCTGGGCAATCGGATATGGAACTACATTTCAGGTGCAGACTCCAGATGCCGCGTCCATTACGTCGGCCGTGCTGATGCGGCCCGGAGCCGTTACTCACGCATTCGACATGGAGCAAAGAGTCGTCGGCATGTCGTTCACAGCGGGCGATGGTGTGTTGAGTGTCACCGCGCCGCCCAATGGCAATATCGCTCCTCCCGGCTACTACATGCTGTTTCTGTTGAATTCCGCCGGCGTCCCGTCGGTCGCGAGCTTCGTGCAGATATCGCCGTCGGCTCCGATCGGAGATTTTTCGCTGTCGGCATCCCCCGCGACGCAGACGGTCGTAGCTACTGGAAGCACAACCTACACGGTGAAAGTTACTCCCATTTCGGGATTCACCGGAACGGTGAGCATGAACGTGAGCGGATTACCGCAAGGCAGCGCGGCAAGTTTCACTCCGCAGCCGGTGTCAGGCAGCGGTTCGAGCACGCTCACTGTCAATACAGGCCTGTTAACGCCTCTGGGAAATTACTCTCTAACGGTCACAGGAGTAAGCGGAGCAACTTCGCACACCACAACCGTCAATTTGACCGTGATAGGCGCTCCCGCGCCGCCGATTATTGGGAACTGA
- a CDS encoding YciI family protein encodes MQYLLLIYENEKRFSQGYEKAEIQEYRALSKELATNIKGGNALQPTSTAKTVRVRNGTATNTDGPFAETKEQLGGFYLVEANHIDEAMKVAAKIPAARFGSIEVRPIMTFSE; translated from the coding sequence GTGCAATATCTGCTGCTGATTTATGAAAACGAAAAACGCTTCAGCCAGGGCTACGAGAAGGCTGAGATCCAGGAGTATCGGGCGCTGAGTAAGGAGCTCGCAACGAACATCAAAGGCGGCAATGCTTTGCAGCCGACGAGCACGGCAAAGACGGTTCGCGTGCGAAATGGCACGGCTACGAATACGGATGGACCATTCGCCGAAACCAAGGAGCAGCTCGGGGGCTTTTACCTCGTGGAAGCGAACCATATCGACGAGGCCATGAAGGTAGCAGCCAAGATCCCGGCGGCGCGCTTCGGTTCGATTGAAGTCCGGCCGATTATGACATTCTCAGAGTAG
- a CDS encoding TIGR00730 family Rossman fold protein: protein MAQHEKPILAKAPLAYENQQFLNSPEGRGLRILAEYQEPLARFRRERIQDTVVFFGSARFANLSLAQTELQLLQKPGSAIPAPESEQPATLDGALHGRENSLKLKRAQAAVEMARYYEEARRLAFLLTKWSMKLHSKRHRFVVTSGGGPGIMEAANLGASEAGGKTIGLNIRLPFEQFPNRYITPELNFEFHYFFMRKYWFAYLAKALVIFPGGFGTLDELFEILTLAQTEKLAKKIIVLIYGRDYWNRVLNLDALVETGTISPEDKELFCYVDTPEEGFELLKEGLIKYHLQPQHIPAPEPEKDDAKDQGEAPEIAKTRG, encoded by the coding sequence ATGGCACAACACGAGAAACCCATACTCGCGAAAGCACCTCTCGCTTACGAAAACCAGCAATTCTTAAACAGCCCTGAAGGGCGTGGGTTGCGCATCCTGGCCGAATATCAGGAGCCACTTGCCCGCTTTCGGCGCGAGCGCATTCAGGACACGGTGGTCTTCTTCGGTTCGGCGCGATTCGCGAACCTCTCTTTGGCGCAAACCGAGCTGCAGCTCCTGCAAAAGCCGGGGTCAGCGATTCCCGCTCCGGAAAGCGAACAGCCAGCTACGCTCGATGGCGCGCTACATGGCCGCGAAAATTCTCTGAAGCTGAAACGTGCTCAGGCAGCAGTGGAGATGGCACGGTACTACGAGGAGGCTCGCCGTCTCGCATTTCTTCTCACGAAATGGTCGATGAAGTTGCACTCGAAGCGTCATCGCTTCGTCGTGACGTCGGGCGGCGGTCCGGGAATCATGGAAGCTGCCAATCTGGGAGCAAGCGAGGCCGGGGGGAAGACCATTGGTCTCAATATCCGACTGCCTTTCGAGCAGTTCCCAAACCGGTACATCACTCCGGAGCTCAACTTCGAGTTCCATTACTTCTTCATGCGCAAGTACTGGTTTGCGTATCTCGCCAAAGCCTTGGTGATATTCCCCGGCGGTTTCGGTACGCTCGACGAACTTTTCGAGATCCTGACTCTTGCGCAGACAGAAAAGCTCGCAAAGAAGATCATCGTGCTGATTTATGGCAGGGATTATTGGAATCGAGTCCTCAACCTAGACGCACTGGTTGAGACCGGAACCATCTCCCCCGAGGACAAGGAACTCTTCTGCTACGTCGACACGCCGGAAGAAGGATTCGAGCTATTGAAAGAGGGCCTGATTAAGTACCATCTCCAACCGCAACACATTCCAGCACCGGAGCCGGAGAAGGACGACGCGAAGGATCAGGGCGAAGCGCCTGAGATAGCTAAGACGCGGGGTTAA
- a CDS encoding tetratricopeptide repeat protein, with translation MALGFGFNKAKILSAAEKFVQQGKLQNAIAEYEKVLKQDPKDLTVLNTIGDLYARLGRGDLAADYFRKVGEAYSSDGFVVKAIAIYKKLTKLNPGALDSVVRLAELYTQQGLYNDARAHYSAVAEQYLRNNEREQATGVLKKMLDLDPENAAMQAKVADLYLKLGKNQEALEIYFNSAQSLYQRGSADAADEALSKVLKLDPKYSPALLLRGQIAGESGNSAVAVENLSKLTDAESRPEVVRQLLQAYLQTGNFEKADPLIAKVVAEQNDPSIITTYATALLDAGKVEHAVGVYERYADKFLPSNSQALLDALSASVSKTKESASALQSTLALLQKVGAPAASLCEVQELLAHAYVQAGQLQQAADLYQLLAQTEPQNPLHEQNYRQIMGRMGKDSVTRELSAEEGEQALMVEALMGDELDAPPAFVQEYSRDLAEDIDSALTDSELFASYNVPEKAIAPLEEVLPKAPKDIRLRQRLASMYARVGRFADAANSCIALVEIYTAAGFEEQATQFREMAAKYNAQGAGVAATAPVVDVDAVPSGSRRHEPLAPSDPPTFQASSIKEETALKDAAADAPPQEPSIAEFDLLAVSHESLPEAPAATASPQVAEGDGTSEWEDMLTVESPAAAEAQAKHVTGTHGAKVQGITAEGTPDEILEEARFYLSQGMASEAQTAIARLETMAPNHPALRELRASAGKMHAVAPELIPEVEHKPAVTIDLGGTSQRPKPDPAAPTKEPKSADPAFKTTKKPPVPERPVEAAAGEIEDVLGDLLTDEAGKSGLEGLIPPPVAAPVAASTRPRAPERATANPLAGMVADLEDALGDLTPPPVPAVAKSSPTQKPVTAPAAQVRPQVTVQASPVSVLESNGSESQQATSMLSDLLDEFKEGMDEPASEEDDPETHYNLGVAFREMGLLDEAISELQKVCRAVDNGSPFSQPIQAYTWLAQCLVDKGAPQAAIRWYERALNISGISEDSRLAVYYDMANAFESAGNKKAALDHFMEVYGANIDYRDVADRIRSLRA, from the coding sequence ATGGCGCTTGGCTTCGGTTTCAACAAAGCAAAGATCCTCAGCGCGGCTGAGAAGTTTGTGCAGCAGGGCAAGCTGCAGAACGCCATTGCCGAATACGAGAAAGTTCTAAAACAGGATCCCAAAGACCTCACCGTACTCAACACTATCGGCGATCTATACGCACGACTGGGGCGCGGAGATCTGGCAGCGGACTACTTCAGAAAAGTTGGCGAAGCCTATTCATCCGATGGCTTCGTCGTGAAGGCCATCGCCATTTACAAAAAGTTAACGAAACTGAATCCAGGTGCGTTGGATTCGGTTGTACGTCTGGCTGAGTTGTACACCCAGCAAGGTCTCTACAACGACGCGCGTGCGCATTACTCGGCAGTAGCAGAGCAATATCTCAGGAACAATGAGCGCGAACAGGCGACCGGCGTTCTGAAGAAGATGCTCGACCTTGACCCCGAGAATGCAGCGATGCAGGCCAAGGTTGCCGATCTGTACCTGAAGCTCGGTAAGAACCAAGAAGCGCTCGAGATCTATTTCAATTCCGCCCAGTCACTGTATCAGCGTGGCTCCGCGGATGCCGCCGACGAAGCGCTCTCCAAGGTCCTCAAACTCGATCCAAAGTACAGTCCGGCACTGTTACTGCGCGGACAAATCGCCGGCGAGTCTGGCAACAGTGCTGTGGCGGTTGAGAATCTATCGAAACTGACTGATGCCGAGTCTCGTCCCGAAGTGGTGCGGCAGCTACTCCAGGCCTACCTGCAAACCGGCAACTTCGAGAAGGCAGACCCGCTGATCGCCAAGGTTGTAGCCGAGCAAAACGATCCTTCTATTATTACGACATACGCGACGGCACTGCTGGATGCCGGGAAGGTCGAGCACGCGGTCGGTGTTTACGAGCGCTACGCGGACAAGTTCTTACCTTCCAACAGCCAGGCGCTTCTCGATGCTTTATCGGCGTCTGTTTCGAAGACTAAAGAGAGCGCGTCGGCTCTGCAGTCGACATTAGCGCTGTTGCAGAAGGTAGGAGCTCCCGCGGCTTCGCTGTGTGAAGTACAGGAATTGCTGGCGCATGCCTACGTGCAGGCTGGACAGCTGCAACAGGCCGCCGATCTCTATCAGCTGCTAGCTCAGACCGAACCCCAAAATCCACTTCACGAACAGAATTACCGGCAGATCATGGGGCGCATGGGCAAGGATTCGGTCACGCGAGAGCTATCTGCCGAAGAGGGTGAGCAGGCGTTGATGGTGGAAGCGTTGATGGGCGACGAGCTCGATGCGCCTCCGGCTTTTGTCCAGGAATACTCGAGGGATTTGGCAGAGGACATCGATTCAGCTCTCACTGATTCCGAATTGTTTGCCTCCTACAATGTCCCTGAAAAAGCGATCGCCCCGCTGGAAGAAGTTTTACCCAAGGCTCCCAAAGACATTCGTTTGCGCCAGCGACTCGCATCAATGTACGCGCGCGTCGGACGTTTCGCCGACGCAGCTAATTCGTGCATCGCGTTAGTGGAGATTTACACTGCCGCCGGTTTCGAGGAACAAGCGACACAGTTCCGAGAAATGGCGGCGAAATACAACGCGCAGGGTGCGGGAGTGGCCGCAACCGCGCCGGTGGTTGATGTTGACGCAGTGCCGTCCGGATCTCGTCGCCACGAACCGCTTGCGCCGAGCGATCCGCCGACATTCCAAGCATCTTCTATTAAGGAGGAGACTGCACTTAAAGACGCCGCGGCGGATGCTCCTCCCCAGGAGCCATCGATTGCGGAGTTCGATCTCTTAGCGGTTTCCCATGAGTCGCTGCCAGAGGCGCCCGCAGCTACGGCCTCCCCACAAGTTGCCGAGGGCGACGGGACTAGCGAATGGGAAGACATGCTGACCGTGGAATCTCCTGCGGCTGCCGAAGCGCAGGCGAAACACGTAACAGGAACGCACGGCGCCAAGGTGCAGGGCATCACTGCCGAAGGTACTCCCGACGAGATTCTGGAAGAGGCCCGCTTTTACTTATCGCAGGGCATGGCATCTGAGGCACAAACCGCGATTGCGCGGCTGGAGACGATGGCGCCGAATCATCCTGCGCTCCGCGAATTGCGTGCATCCGCTGGGAAGATGCACGCCGTTGCGCCCGAACTCATTCCCGAGGTCGAACATAAACCGGCAGTGACCATCGATCTTGGTGGTACTTCCCAACGCCCCAAGCCTGACCCAGCCGCGCCTACAAAGGAACCGAAATCCGCGGATCCGGCTTTCAAGACTACAAAGAAGCCTCCTGTTCCGGAGCGGCCGGTAGAAGCGGCTGCGGGGGAGATCGAGGATGTGCTCGGCGACCTGTTGACCGACGAGGCAGGGAAGTCAGGATTGGAAGGTCTGATTCCCCCACCGGTGGCTGCCCCGGTCGCAGCGTCCACGCGTCCCAGAGCACCTGAGCGAGCAACAGCAAATCCGCTAGCCGGCATGGTGGCCGATCTGGAAGACGCGCTCGGAGACCTCACGCCTCCGCCGGTGCCCGCAGTAGCAAAATCGTCTCCCACTCAGAAGCCGGTGACAGCTCCGGCTGCGCAAGTCCGTCCGCAGGTTACCGTCCAAGCCAGTCCTGTTTCGGTGTTGGAGTCCAACGGGAGCGAGTCTCAGCAGGCGACGTCCATGCTTTCCGACCTCCTCGACGAATTCAAGGAGGGCATGGACGAGCCAGCGAGCGAGGAAGATGATCCCGAAACGCATTACAACCTCGGCGTCGCTTTCCGCGAGATGGGACTGCTTGATGAAGCGATCAGCGAGTTGCAGAAGGTCTGCCGGGCGGTCGATAACGGGTCTCCGTTTTCCCAGCCAATCCAGGCTTACACCTGGCTGGCGCAGTGCCTCGTGGACAAAGGCGCTCCCCAGGCCGCAATCCGGTGGTATGAACGGGCGCTGAATATAAGTGGTATCAGCGAGGACAGCCGACTCGCTGTTTACTACGATATGGCGAATGCCTTTGAGTCTGCCGGGAACAAAAAGGCTGCTCTCGACCACTTCATGGAAGTCTATGGCGCGAATATCGACTACCGCGATGTAGCCGATCGAATCCGTAGTCTCCGCGCTTAA
- the typA gene encoding translational GTPase TypA — MNSSIRNIAIIAHVDHGKTTLVDAMLRQSGAFRSNEIVAERVMDSNELERERGITILAKNTAVFYHDVKINIVDTPGHSDFGGEVERALKMVDGVMLLVDASEGPLPQTRYVLSKALEAGLPPVLVINKIDRPDARAQEVLNEVYDLFIDLDAKEDQLGFPVLYTNAKAGTASTSTESSGSDLKPLFDAILEHIPRPKGEADGALQIQVANLDYSDYLGRLAIARVFHGTLKNGEEVAIAKRDGSFQTVKITKLFSFSGLKRVDIDQTQLGDIVAIAGVTGITIGETITGIESPAPMPPIVIDEPTIAMQFTVNTSPFAGRDGQYVTSRNLRDRLEKELLTNVSLKVEETVNTDSFKVMGRGELQLSILIETMRREGYELMVGKPEIVTRKVDGKLMEPVEHLTIDIPENFIGVVIEKLGPRKGEMTKMHNHGYGRVRLEFRVPSRGLIGLRSELLTDTRGTMVMNSLFDGYMEYQGEIPQRLTGALVADRAGVATAYALYNLQERGELLVGPGTDVYEGMIIGENARDVDLDVNVVREKKLTNMRASTADEAIRLVPHKALNLEQAIEFISDDEFVEVTPKMLRLRKKILQANRRPKRGAQLVGAERD; from the coding sequence TTGAATTCTTCTATTCGCAACATCGCCATAATTGCCCACGTTGATCACGGCAAGACCACCCTCGTCGACGCTATGCTGCGTCAGAGCGGGGCATTTCGCTCGAATGAGATCGTCGCCGAACGTGTGATGGACTCGAACGAACTCGAACGCGAACGCGGCATCACCATCCTTGCCAAGAATACGGCCGTCTTCTATCACGATGTGAAGATCAACATTGTCGATACTCCTGGTCACAGCGACTTCGGAGGCGAAGTCGAGCGGGCGCTCAAGATGGTCGATGGAGTGATGCTGCTGGTGGATGCCAGTGAAGGACCACTGCCGCAAACGCGTTATGTTTTGAGCAAAGCCCTCGAAGCGGGACTCCCGCCGGTGCTGGTAATCAACAAGATCGATCGGCCAGACGCTCGCGCGCAAGAAGTGCTGAATGAAGTCTACGACCTCTTCATCGATCTCGACGCAAAAGAGGATCAGCTCGGATTTCCGGTTCTATACACCAACGCGAAGGCAGGCACCGCGTCGACTTCTACGGAGTCGTCTGGCAGCGATCTCAAGCCGCTCTTCGATGCCATTTTGGAACATATTCCTCGACCGAAGGGCGAAGCTGATGGAGCTCTCCAGATCCAGGTGGCGAACCTTGATTACAGTGACTATCTAGGCCGGCTCGCGATTGCGCGCGTCTTTCATGGAACCCTAAAGAATGGCGAAGAAGTTGCAATTGCGAAGCGCGATGGATCGTTCCAGACAGTAAAGATCACAAAACTGTTCTCGTTCAGCGGACTCAAGCGCGTCGACATCGATCAGACACAGCTCGGCGATATCGTCGCAATTGCCGGCGTCACCGGAATCACGATCGGCGAGACTATTACTGGTATCGAGTCGCCTGCACCGATGCCGCCGATTGTTATCGACGAACCCACGATCGCGATGCAGTTCACGGTCAATACGTCGCCGTTTGCGGGACGTGACGGTCAATATGTAACCTCGCGCAACCTTCGCGATCGTCTGGAGAAGGAGCTCTTGACTAACGTGAGCCTCAAGGTTGAGGAGACGGTCAATACAGACAGTTTCAAGGTGATGGGCCGCGGGGAGTTGCAGCTCTCGATCCTGATCGAGACTATGCGACGCGAAGGGTATGAGCTCATGGTCGGCAAGCCCGAGATCGTGACTCGCAAGGTTGATGGCAAGCTAATGGAACCGGTGGAGCACCTGACCATCGATATCCCAGAAAACTTTATCGGCGTGGTAATCGAAAAGCTTGGCCCGCGCAAAGGCGAGATGACGAAAATGCATAATCATGGCTACGGCCGCGTACGTCTGGAATTCCGCGTCCCAAGCCGCGGACTAATTGGATTACGCAGCGAATTGCTCACCGACACTCGCGGGACCATGGTGATGAACTCGCTGTTCGACGGCTACATGGAGTACCAGGGTGAGATTCCACAACGCTTAACCGGCGCGCTGGTTGCGGATCGTGCAGGGGTCGCTACGGCTTACGCGCTTTACAACCTGCAGGAACGAGGCGAGCTGCTCGTGGGACCGGGAACCGACGTTTACGAAGGAATGATTATTGGCGAGAACGCTCGCGATGTTGATCTCGACGTGAACGTCGTCCGCGAGAAGAAGCTGACTAACATGCGAGCTTCCACCGCCGATGAAGCCATTCGCCTCGTGCCACATAAGGCTCTCAACTTGGAGCAGGCGATTGAATTCATCTCCGACGATGAATTTGTCGAAGTAACTCCCAAAATGCTTCGTCTGCGCAAGAAGATTCTCCAGGCCAACCGGCGGCCAAAGCGCGGCGCGCAGTTGGTGGGAGCCGAAAGGGACTGA